From the genome of Papaver somniferum cultivar HN1 unplaced genomic scaffold, ASM357369v1 unplaced-scaffold_10, whole genome shotgun sequence:
TAGTAGAAACAacctgatttttcaaaatttgtCTAAAAATCATAATGTTGTTATAGAAAGAGCCAGAGCCATGTTACTCAccaggaaaactatccctgttGTTACCACTACTACCCCCACAGTTCTAAGTGACAAATGGATGCCCCCTTCGTTTGGTTGGATAAAGTGTAACACATATGGATCCTTTGATGACATTACTGGAGAAAATTGTGCAGGTTATGTGATGAGAGATTTCACTAGTAAAACTTCTTTCTGTGCTGCTATGGTGTTTGAAGTTTCATCTGCAGAAGAAGCGGAAGCTAGAGCTATCTGGGGAGTTCTAAAGAAAGCAGTGGATCAGAAGATGACGCATATCATCATAGAAAGCGATGCAAAAAAAAACTGGTGGAACAATTTTCTTCTGGACTTTTTGATGGTGATTCTAATACGGATGCCATATTGAAAGACATTAAGTTGTATTATTCTAAGTTATCGGCTTGTATTTTTAGTTTTCAACCTAGAACTTGTAATTTTGTTGCTCATGAGCAAGGTCAATGGGCAAAACGTAAGAAATCCTCCATGTACTGGTCTGTGCCTCCTGCCTGGCTAGCACCAAAAGTTGAGGGGGACCATTGTCCTTTTTGAAGGCCTTTgattgtaaaaaaaataaaaataaaaataaaaaaaacaataaaaataaaataaaagtggtCTTCAAAATTATAGAGTTTGACAATGTGGTGGAATGCGTGTCATAACCATCCTAGCTGCATCGTTAAACTTTCCGTTTGGGGTTTGATTGAGTACTTTCCACTATAAATAGAGTGTTGTGAACAAGGAGAGAACACAATAAAGTgggagagaagagaagagaagagaaagaaatttcgaAGAAAGATATATTATGGAGAAGATACCACTGCTCAAACCATACAAAATGGGCAATTTTGAGATCAATCACAGGTTCTTAATACATGTTACTTATACTTCCATTATTCTTTAGAGGAGTACTTTTGAATTTAAGTAATCAGTACTAATTAAAACATTAATCCGTCGTATTAAAGACATGTTTGATCTTTGGTTGTTTTGTTGGTAGGGTGGTTTTGGCACCTCTAACAAGGTGTAGGTCATTCGCAAGTCTACCTCAACCTCATGCCATCTTGTATTACTCACAGCGAACCACTAATGGAGGTCTTCTCATTAGCGAATCAACTGGAATATCAGAAACAGCTCATGGGTTCGTATATATAATATCCGATCATGGAGGTCGATCATGTTTTGAAACCTTTCGACATTTCATGTCAACCTCATGCCATCTTGTATTTTCTTCCTCTCTAGACATTTCTTGTTAAATCGCGTATGTATCTTGAGTTCATAGTCAGCTCTAGCTTATCTCTACAACAGGATGCCAGGAACACCAGGAATTTGGAAAAAAGAGCAAGTGGAAGCATGGAAACCTATTGTCCAAGCTGTTCATGAGAAGGGTGGTTTTTTCTTTTGCCAGATTTGGCATACTGGCCGCGCTGCTACTCATGGTACTTTCCAGTGCTCGTTTTTTGGTTGTTCAGTTGTCTCAATGTTCAAATATTTATATACTATTTAGTGACTGAACTTGTTCATTTTCATTTTACGAACATTAACTTTAGAGTCCCAGCCTAATGGAATGGCTCCGATCTCTTCAACTGATAAGGGATGTACACCTGGTCTTCAAGGAAAGGAATGGCCAGTTCCTCGTCGATTGAGTGTAGATGAAATCCCACAAGTAGTAGATGATTACAGGATTGCTGCAAGAAATGCTATTGAAGCTGGTGAACTTTTTCTTAGTTTCTTTCCATTGTCGTATCAAAGTTTGTTGTAGCATATACATATAAAAgtttttaatgtttttttctttctttttataggTTTCGATGGAGTAGAGATACATGCTGGAAATGGTTGCCTTATCGATCAATTCATGAAAGATCAAGTGAACGATAGAACAGATGAATATGGTGGAACTATTGAGAAAAGATGTCGCTTTGCTCTAGAAGTTGTTAAAGCTGTTGTCGATGAGATTGGAGCGAAGAAAGTCGGGATTCAAATTTCCCCCTTCGCTGATTTCATGGAATCAGGTGACTCAAACCCTGAAGCTCTCGGCCTTTTCGTGGCTGAATCATTAACCAACTATGAAATATTGTATCTCCATGTGATAGAGATGATGAAGGTTGATGAACATATCCATGAAACCCCGTATAGAAGCTTACCGATGAGGAGAGCTTTTAATGGGACATTTATTTCTGGCGGCGGTTATGATAAAGACGATGGTAACAAAATGATCGATAACAATCATGCAGATCTCATTTCATATGGTCGATTGTTTTTGGCGAACCCTGATTTACCTAAGCGTTTCGCCGTCGATGCGCCTCTTAATAAGTGTAATAGTGATACATTTTGCATTCCAGACCCAGTTGTTGGTTACACTGATTATTCATTTCTAGATCAAAGTAATTAGTTCAAGTAATTTCTTAAATTAAGAATAAGAACAAATGTAGTTCGATTACCATACGACGGACGGATGGTAAAACCTCCTATGAATCTATCAACAacaattaatcttaataaataaatattactAGTATTGAGTGTATTTAAATTCCCGTGAACTATAACATGGAGTGTATTTTAAACCTTCATGTCAGTTATTGAAACAAATATTGAGTGTGTACTCGTAATTCCATCAATCATGTGTTGTGCTCTCCGCTCTCCAAATAGTTTTTCCAAAATAAAGGAAAACTTTTAGAAAACTTCCTCCGATTTTTTTCATCCTCAACCTAGATTGGCTCGGATTAATCGGTGGATCTAGGTACCTATGAGTTATTATTTATAATAAATTACAATCCCCATTTATGTGATTGTCAGGGTTTTTGTTTATAGTACTCTATATTATTTTCATATATCTGATGCTCTATTCTAGACAATCAAATCACTTATTATATACTATTatcataataatttcatatagcCTGCTTGAAGGCGCTTATATCGATTGTATCAATCGTTTCAACCATATCTCTGAGGATTATCTACAATGACTTGACGTAGATCTACATGTCTTTGAAGATCCATGGCTACCTGATTTGGTCGTGATTTCGAGGCATAGTGCAGATTACTTTTTCATAGGAGCGTCCAGTCTTAATGAAGAAGACAAGTATTTTTcaataaagaagatttgaagaaaatttCAAATGGTGGAATTTTTATTCAAACACCGTCCCTCAATTTCCTCAGTAAAATACATGTATTTAATACCTTTGTGTTTAGTTTGGATGTACTTGATtgatgtatataattttattatataatataTGAAATTGCGAGTGTTACTCCTTTccgacaaaaaaataaataaataaataatcaatcATGTGTTTCATTTCAGCGCAAAAAAACATATAAGTTTAGAGGTTATATACAAATCGAataagtgtatatatatatatacgtgtaCTATAAAACTataggatgaattccaaaaattAGAAGAACCTTCGAATCAATATATACCTAGAGCGGGTCAGAGTGCCACTAAACCATAGGACGAAGCCATGTAATGTAGATAAACTTATATATAGATTAAGTGAGTGTATGTATGGATGTGTTGTTCGAGGGCATGAACTCGTAAAATTATATATCCAGAGTGACTCTATGTGTACCTGTGAATTGTGCGGTGATTTCTATTGTGTTAGTTTATGCGTACCCCTGAATTATGCGGTGAATATATTTTAGGTTCGTCgtgtttttaattttgattcaAATAAAAGTACTACTCATATATTGAGTGTTTGCGTACATGtgatttcttataataatacatGTAATGTTCGTATTTAAACCAACCTTAAAATCGACAAGCTCTTGGATACATATGAGATCACCAAATGCTCTGTAGTCCCTAATTCAATCCTTTTCCTTGTTCTTGTTATTGGATATCTAATTTGTACACATCTTGTCTTTGTTTTGCGTGCCTCTATTGCGTTACAGACGGAGTTCGAAAAGATAAAATCTTTGATGATACAATCATACATGATTAAGTTGGGAAATCTTAGGTAACCTTCCTCTGAACTGAACTCTTTCTATTTAAAGAATCTGAAACCTGAAaatgcggaggtctaacaaccacacccaacaattcgtttgacaatctgcgaggacttactctaatatactttctagagaatcaattagacagtcagactcaatctagagaaaagtataaaCAAGAGTATTAtatatctaactcttaattcaatacgCAATCATCGAATAGAAATCTACGAGGACGATTGAATAAAAgtggagtaaacttgaacggtaccaaagaccaatgttcaagaattAATCAATCTCagtcaacaaccagaggttgcatttcctaattgatcgatacaacgcacaacctgtgatatttcaattatataataaaatataatgtggaaaagaagtaatatagacaccataatttttttaacgagaaaaccgcaaatgcagaaaaaccccgggacttagtccaatttgaacaccacattgtattaagctgacatagacactagcctactaccaatgaacttcagactggactgtaattgaaccctaatcaatctcacactgattcaaggtacagttgcgctccttacgtctctgatcccaagaggatactacgcacttgattcccttagttgatctcacccacaaccaagagttgctacgacccaaagtcgaagacttgataaacagatgtgtctcacacagagaagtctataggattgaataaatctatctcccacataaatacccaagagtttttgttccgtcttttgacaaatcaaggtgaacaggaaccaattgataaaccagacttatattcctgaagaacaggtCAGTATtatccatatgataactctcatatcaaccatactcatcctatccataactagttcaaatgactcaaatgaaactagttaaagagtcgttcaattgctatattcccatagaagtatacaagaacacaatcgaaacacaatcgatttgattcactcaaatacattcatgaacattatagccacgggttgcaaatattgcattccttattatgtttaagttcatgtacacaactgattttagaaagtaacccactcaagtacgcaaacgggtacgcatacttgagtagcaggacttgagtttggttacgccagtagaGTACGGTGCGCATACTTCAACatattccaaactccagcagattttcaggGACGTGAAATTTCCGTCGGTGTGCGTACCCGCTTGTCCAGACATCAGTAACCACCAGTacacgtacaggtacgcatacttcaggctcccggttttggatttgtacactaatgtgattaacacactatgtttatatccaaacatggttacatgattctaaactctttatttcaaacattgaaactttcttagaggacgttatatagttgttgttcacaaattatttttcgtcaaagcgattttcaagttattgaaattatcatagtGGAACATTCCAAGATAActgcaaatgattgtatcacataaaccattcatatgatcttattcggactttcgtcacgaatgtaagatgaattcggccgaagcgaaagcttgctaacacatattctgagaaatatataagcgaggtaaactcatctcgaaatctcaaatgtgtataatacaaaactatatcgtaacacgacttatgtctcaatataggagatagattagaaatagactttccaagtgacaaataagtttcagtctccatataccttttgtcgatgaagttccacaagctccccttagtagttcttcgtcttcaagatatgaacgccgtgaagtctaaagctcaactacacaatctatgtcctagtccgagacatctaaattCGATAGaaaaatagttttgatcactaacattgaaaaacatgcttgagatagcaatgcatgcgagttcgaccgagcaatgctcaaataatctccccctttgtcaattttagagacaaaactatcaatacatatggatcacaaaataaataaaaactttgtagcttctcatccatatggatcgaaaacttcgtcaattccaagtactccatgattttaaacgtgttcaactcagcatcatagttgttgaagatccgtagctataacaatgagaaaaaaaatgctgtcgatcattgttatacagtgtcatagtattattacacaatatcaaagttcaattgcatcacaattttgacAATAATACTTCGGTGATATCTATTactccccccttagtcaatacatcatctcaatatgaaaaccactcccccttacataacgatccgtaaaccatatgtatttgtagtatgtaaatacacattaattctcctcctttttgtcaataaaaattggcaaaggtacgaaaactagtgggatcctcatgaaatttccatagagattcttcatgaccaaaagagaaaaaacataccaacaaatttagatgcaatcataaatccgaagctagatgcatttatcaaggagtttataaagacacaagataacacctataaaattccacagtcgcactccccacaaagatatggcgattaagcacaagttcataaaaaactctcccccataaaatgtcattcccgagagaacaacaaaggcgaccttgcttttacaagaaaagaaggatttctttggatataaccaaatcacatgaaaaaatgaatttgtatcaaaaaaataaatagaattaACTACACAAGATGCTCAATTCAATtgcacatgctcgacataagagaacttactgaTCAACACAGTAaaaacacaaagatgtggatccgggaagatcaatactgcggaataaacaagaaatcactctattttccatctctatttgcacaatgacataaaattgaaaattcttgtaaacaaaatttcatcctttcttccataaatatttgcataatgacataaaaggcataaattttgtttgtcaaaagttcattctatcttttatcaatactttcataccgacatataatagagataatttTTGaataagtatgggacagtcaaggttcacggacgtaaacaacatatcccataataatttacaatatataaaaccataaagattaaaattgcaaaaatcatcttccaaataacatagaatttaaatgaataaatctaaaaacattgaagatgaaaaacgtttggaactagctatgtgtaaacacaataatggctattataaaacctagtaatccttctaaacaaaataaaaataaaaattctcataagaagtttcatagacaAAAATATCATAAGAGTATattcaaaaagaaatcaaaactcTTAACACAATAGATAATACAAGGAAAGACTAgacatcgtcttcatcatcggaaaccatAAGAGTGGCTTGAATCCTATCCATGTCATCCTTAATATCCGGAAACTTAGTAGCAATAACAATTAATTTCTCTTAAACACACGTTACTTTGGCACCAATCTTACAAACATCTTTGTGAATTcgatgaagaagattcatggaggAGGAATCACATGAGCCTTCATGTGTGTTGCTTCTTTGTCTCTTGCAGGCGTTTTCCTTCATCCGATTAAACGTGCAAGGTCGGACAAGCTTGGGATATCCAATGGATTTCCCAATCGGATCTATAGCGAAAGTGCAATAAATTCACTCAATCAAGCAAGGATATCCTATCTTCTTGTTGGAAGAAGTCATCAACAACATTTGATGTATGATAACTCCACAAATGTCGACACTTCGAGATTCCAACACAAGAAAATATACGAATTCCataaactcacgactccaacgagaattctcaatcgtggagtaatgtgatttgtagatagtggtaaaagtggttcgattctcagacttgtgaaggatattaattagacttcaattctaatattaaaatagaaaactcactaaaaattataccaaactcaatcaaagttgatatcaatattaaaagaacattgaggctaagattccactattttccaaattcaaagtgatttaatccaatatttatattcatgcaattttcttgttcaatttgattcttactattgcaacaagtagattttctaaAGCAATAATTttaaataccaagcatgaagcatcaagagtctataaactaagcatactccgtcaaaatagatcacaatcactcaaataaaaatcatattcaataataatccaaggcaaataatcataataataattgcaataaattaaattaaattaaatagattgtaccgctttttgttggaaaaaatatCTTCCTCTattgcctcagcaatggggtttagctcctcatatcaaaaacaggttcaaaataataaatcatggctcaaaaggtggttttattgaagagaatatataaaacagcagatctgcaacggtgtatagatgttacagaagtcaccgttacagttggtgttgcaatactgaagatatacgttgctaatcaactgttacaagatcataaatttaagaccctagaatacgactgtcctgcacagcttaatgttcttcagctgttaaacaacgacactgttctgcgattGTTTCCCGTGCGtgaatgttcttcgcgttcttcctcttcagcagcagaaacagagtttggtaaagctctgatttcttcttctctggctctccttaggtccccaaactctcgacaccactTCTTTATAACCCAAGCcatctttttttatcaaaaataccgattaaatctcttccaaaatctctttccttct
Proteins encoded in this window:
- the LOC113326923 gene encoding putative 12-oxophytodienoate reductase 11 isoform X2 — translated: MEKIPLLKPYKMGNFEINHRVVLAPLTRCRSFASLPQPHAILYYSQRTTNGGLLISESTGISETAHGMPGTPGIWKKEQVEAWKPIVQAVHEKGGFFFCQIWHTGRAATHESQPNGMAPISSTDKGCTPGLQGKEWPVPRRLSVDEIPQVVDDYRIAARNAIEAGFDGVEIHAGNGCLIDQFMKDQVNDRTDEYGGTIEKRCRFALEVVKAVVDEIGAKKVGIQISPFADFMESGDSNPEALGLFVAESLTNYEILYLHVIEMMKVDEHIHETPYRSLPMRRAFNGTFISGGGYDKDDGNKMIDNNHADLISYGRLFLANPDLPKRFAVDAPLNKCNSDTFCIPDPVVGYTDYSFLDQSN
- the LOC113326923 gene encoding putative 12-oxophytodienoate reductase 11 isoform X1, giving the protein MSALMESKKIPLLKPYKMGNFEINHRVVLAPLTRCRSFASLPQPHAILYYSQRTTNGGLLISESTGISETAHGMPGTPGIWKKEQVEAWKPIVQAVHEKGGFFFCQIWHTGRAATHESQPNGMAPISSTDKGCTPGLQGKEWPVPRRLSVDEIPQVVDDYRIAARNAIEAGFDGVEIHAGNGCLIDQFMKDQVNDRTDEYGGTIEKRCRFALEVVKAVVDEIGAKKVGIQISPFADFMESGDSNPEALGLFVAESLTNYEILYLHVIEMMKVDEHIHETPYRSLPMRRAFNGTFISGGGYDKDDGNKMIDNNHADLISYGRLFLANPDLPKRFAVDAPLNKCNSDTFCIPDPVVGYTDYSFLDQSN